In Bicyclus anynana chromosome 13, ilBicAnyn1.1, whole genome shotgun sequence, a genomic segment contains:
- the LOC112044505 gene encoding serine/threonine-protein phosphatase 6 regulatory subunit 3 isoform X2, translated as MFWSGNYIVVRELKCLLKEENVTLTQVLEADDILQECKADNKALIQFLTRPDILAELITLIIEEPPKNVELSSQYRHANIASEVLTSNLSMLRDRLSMEATQMNRLCDFVNRDPPLNPLLASYFSKTVEMLLERSPKQDWYLHNIVCLHVLDTFKARRDFLPNLLRHMATSAVCDTFTCFLQLAAPFDNIILEWLDKHQFLESLIQIICGTFDPEEALAAALASAAPPPDEQAGDTPHNQHSERLDANHNAEGDDSAPTDAEVNNSASAATNGETADDAALRSERARAVAAANAAALLCDIATVADPYKSGWNAGRALAKRLRGEDAVRRLLQAVFTSPARARRAALVHACRLLLALLADGEDAGGVERALAPHLPLLHHALLQGEARVGAARLAVAALLARLALSEAEDVPTALISLGSAAVLLELLFRFPHNNFLHAQVCALVLNARANRLFSHRYTAHLIEECDLLTRFMDAFEQNEEAAGRRGVRAGYMGHVLGVLRSLDAAPPALPSALQQRWDAFREDKLRPLLQRHDTPLGGIYPWENNMYEFNETAASYEEGAEVWEPLAEPLAEPLSEPLAEPLDGPREDPMSALDESKRTYFLELLKSRHSLFDDDQWDDAEPAPSALQHDSPWEGSGGGGAGGEEGWAQFEPDAAPPADPFACAERALPADAFWSPEAREQPEAAGGAPAAGAYEDTLTVLLARKMLTAFRHMPPDEAPAAFPLADPATEDAPPSSRESPPPDAESPPPDVEIALSNDEIAPSNDEIALSDVEITSSNVEIAPSNVEIAPSNDEIVLSNDAIVLSNDKIVPSNVEIAPSHIEIAPSKVEIAENDSVQNLPTSTPKQIVEETSPAKSDATETRPPEAGPDSPPAAGLPRPAELESRAPPADR; from the exons atgttctGGAGCGGCAATTATATAGTAGTTAGGGAGTTGAAATGTCTCTTAAAAGAGGAG AACGTTACGTTGACTCAAGTTCTCGAGGCGGACGACATTCTCCAAGAATGCAAGGCAGACAACAAAGCGTTAATACAGTT CCTCACAAGACCAGATATACTGGCTGAACTCATAACTCTTATCATAGAAGAACCACCAAAAAATGTAGAACTGTCATCACAGTACAGACATGCCAACATAGCCAGTGAAGTACTCACCAGCAACCTGTCCATGCTGCGCGACCGGCTGTCCATGGAGGCCACGCAGATGAACAGGCTCTGCGACTTTGTGAACAGGGACCCTCCCCTGAACCCTCTGCTGGCGTCCTACTTCAGCAAGACTGTTGAAATGTTGCTGGAGAGGAGTCCAAAGCAG GACTGGTACCTGCACAACATAGTGTGCCTGCACGTGCTGGACACGTTCAAGGCGCGGCGCGACTTCCTGCCCAACCTGCTGCGCCACATGGCCACCTCCGCCGTGTGCGACACCTTCACCTGCTTCCTGCAGCTGGCGGCGCCCTTCGACAACATTATACTGGAG TGGTTAGACAAGCACCAGTTCCTTGAGAGCCTCATCCAGATAATCTGCGGCACGTTTGACCCTGAGGAAGCATTGGCCGCCGCGCTGGCgtccgccgcgccgccgcccgacgAGCAGGCGGGCGACACGCCGCACAACCAGCACAGCGAGCGGCTCGACGCCAACCACAACGCGGAGGGAGACGACAGCGCGCCCACTGACGCCGAAG TGAACAACAGCGCTTCGGCGGCCACGAACGGCGAGACGGCGGACGACGCGGCGCTGCGCTCGGAGCGCGCGCGCGCCGTGGCCGCCGCCAACGCCGCCGCGCTGCTGTGCGACATCGCCACGGTGGCCGACCCGTACAAGAGCGGCTGGAACGCCGGCCGCGCGCTCGCCAAGCGCCTGCGCGGCGAGGACGCGGTGCGGCGCCTGCTGCAGGCCGTGTTCACCAGCcccgcgcgcgcgcgccgcgccgcgctgGTGCACGCCTGCCGCCTGCTGCTGGCGCTGCTGGCCGACGGCGAGGACGCGGGCGGCGTGGAGCGCGCGCTGGCGCCGCACCTGCCGCTGCTGCACCACGCGCTGCTGCAGGGCGAGGCGCGCGTGGGCGCGGCGCGGCTGGCCGTGGCGGCGCTGCTGGCGCGCCTGGCGCTGTCGGAGGCGGAGGACGTGCCCACGGCGCTCATCAGCCTGGGCTCGGCGGCCGTGCTGCTGGAGCTGCTGTTCCGCTTCCCGCACAACAACTTCCTGCACGCGCAGGTGTGCGCGCTCGTGCTCAACGCGCGCGCCAACCGCCTGTTCTCGCACCGCTACACCGCGCAC CTGATCGAGGAGTGCGACCTGCTGACGCGCTTCATGGACGCCTTCGAGCAGAACGAGGAGGCGGCCGGgcgccgcggcgtgcgcgccggCTACATGGGGCACGTGCTGGGCGTGCTGCGCTCGCTGgacgccgcgccgcccgcgctgcCGTCGGCGCTGCAGCAGCGCTGGGACGCCTTCCGCGAGGACAAGCTGCGCCCGCTGCTGCAGCGGCACGACACTCCGCTC ggTGGCATCTACCCGTGGGAGAACAACATGTATGAG TTCAACGAGACAGCGGCGAGCTACGAGGAGGGTGCGGAGGTGTGGGAGCCGCTGGCCGAGCCGCTCGCCGAACCGCTCAGCGAGCCGCTCGCCGAGCCGCTCGACGGACCGCGCGAAGATCCA ATGAGCGCGCTGGACGAGAGCAAGCGGACCTACTTCCTGGAGCTGCTCAAGAGCAGACATTCCTTGTTCGATGATGA CCAGTGGGACGACGCCGAGCCGGCGCCGAGCGCGCTGCAGCACGACTCGC CGTGGGAGGGGTCGGGAgggggcggcgcgggcggcgaggAGGGCTGGGCGCAGTTCGAGCCAGACGCGGCGCCGCCCGCCGACCCCTTCGCGTGCGCCGAGCGCGCGTTGCCCGCCGACGCCTTCTGGTCGCCCG AAGCACGCGAGCAACCggaggcggcgggcggcgcgccgGCGGCGGGCGCGTACGAGGACACGCTCACCGTGCTGCTGGCGCGCAAGATGCTCACCGCCTTCCGCCACATGCCGCCCGACGAAGCGCCCGCCGCCTTCCCGCTGGCTGACCCGGCCACGGAGGACGCTCCGCCGAGCTCCAGAGAGAGCCCACCTCCGGACGCCGAGAGTCCCCCACCAGACGTCGAGATCGCCCTGTCGAACGACGAGATCGCCCCGTCGAACGACGAGATCGCCCTTTCGGACGTCGAGATCACCTCTTCGAACGTCGAGATCGCCCCGTCAAACGTCGAGATCGCCCCGTCGAACGACGAGATCGTCCTGTCTAACGACGCGATCGTCCTGTCGAACGACAAGATCGTTCCTTCGAACGTCGAGATCGCCCCGTCGCATATCGAGATCGCGCCGTCGAAGGTCGAGATCGCGGAAAACGACAGTGTTCAGAACCTCCCTACGAGTACACCCAAACAAATCGTCGAAGAGACCTCGCCGGCGAAAAGCGACGCGACCGAAACCCGGCCACCCGAAGCGGGGCCCGACAGCCCTCCGGCCGCCGGTCTCCCCCGCCCCGCTGAGCTGGAGTCCCGCGCGCCCCCCGCCGACAGGTGA
- the LOC112044505 gene encoding serine/threonine-protein phosphatase 6 regulatory subunit 3 isoform X1: protein MFWSGNYIVVRELKCLLKEENVTLTQVLEADDILQECKADNKALIQFLTRPDILAELITLIIEEPPKNVELSSQYRHANIASEVLTSNLSMLRDRLSMEATQMNRLCDFVNRDPPLNPLLASYFSKTVEMLLERSPKQDWYLHNIVCLHVLDTFKARRDFLPNLLRHMATSAVCDTFTCFLQLAAPFDNIILEWLDKHQFLESLIQIICGTFDPEEALAAALASAAPPPDEQAGDTPHNQHSERLDANHNAEGDDSAPTDAEVNNSASAATNGETADDAALRSERARAVAAANAAALLCDIATVADPYKSGWNAGRALAKRLRGEDAVRRLLQAVFTSPARARRAALVHACRLLLALLADGEDAGGVERALAPHLPLLHHALLQGEARVGAARLAVAALLARLALSEAEDVPTALISLGSAAVLLELLFRFPHNNFLHAQVCALVLNARANRLFSHRYTAHLIEECDLLTRFMDAFEQNEEAAGRRGVRAGYMGHVLGVLRSLDAAPPALPSALQQRWDAFREDKLRPLLQRHDTPLGGIYPWENNMYEVGASMQVHMDGMGDSLEDGYDFNETAASYEEGAEVWEPLAEPLAEPLSEPLAEPLDGPREDPMSALDESKRTYFLELLKSRHSLFDDDQWDDAEPAPSALQHDSPWEGSGGGGAGGEEGWAQFEPDAAPPADPFACAERALPADAFWSPEAREQPEAAGGAPAAGAYEDTLTVLLARKMLTAFRHMPPDEAPAAFPLADPATEDAPPSSRESPPPDAESPPPDVEIALSNDEIAPSNDEIALSDVEITSSNVEIAPSNVEIAPSNDEIVLSNDAIVLSNDKIVPSNVEIAPSHIEIAPSKVEIAENDSVQNLPTSTPKQIVEETSPAKSDATETRPPEAGPDSPPAAGLPRPAELESRAPPADR from the exons atgttctGGAGCGGCAATTATATAGTAGTTAGGGAGTTGAAATGTCTCTTAAAAGAGGAG AACGTTACGTTGACTCAAGTTCTCGAGGCGGACGACATTCTCCAAGAATGCAAGGCAGACAACAAAGCGTTAATACAGTT CCTCACAAGACCAGATATACTGGCTGAACTCATAACTCTTATCATAGAAGAACCACCAAAAAATGTAGAACTGTCATCACAGTACAGACATGCCAACATAGCCAGTGAAGTACTCACCAGCAACCTGTCCATGCTGCGCGACCGGCTGTCCATGGAGGCCACGCAGATGAACAGGCTCTGCGACTTTGTGAACAGGGACCCTCCCCTGAACCCTCTGCTGGCGTCCTACTTCAGCAAGACTGTTGAAATGTTGCTGGAGAGGAGTCCAAAGCAG GACTGGTACCTGCACAACATAGTGTGCCTGCACGTGCTGGACACGTTCAAGGCGCGGCGCGACTTCCTGCCCAACCTGCTGCGCCACATGGCCACCTCCGCCGTGTGCGACACCTTCACCTGCTTCCTGCAGCTGGCGGCGCCCTTCGACAACATTATACTGGAG TGGTTAGACAAGCACCAGTTCCTTGAGAGCCTCATCCAGATAATCTGCGGCACGTTTGACCCTGAGGAAGCATTGGCCGCCGCGCTGGCgtccgccgcgccgccgcccgacgAGCAGGCGGGCGACACGCCGCACAACCAGCACAGCGAGCGGCTCGACGCCAACCACAACGCGGAGGGAGACGACAGCGCGCCCACTGACGCCGAAG TGAACAACAGCGCTTCGGCGGCCACGAACGGCGAGACGGCGGACGACGCGGCGCTGCGCTCGGAGCGCGCGCGCGCCGTGGCCGCCGCCAACGCCGCCGCGCTGCTGTGCGACATCGCCACGGTGGCCGACCCGTACAAGAGCGGCTGGAACGCCGGCCGCGCGCTCGCCAAGCGCCTGCGCGGCGAGGACGCGGTGCGGCGCCTGCTGCAGGCCGTGTTCACCAGCcccgcgcgcgcgcgccgcgccgcgctgGTGCACGCCTGCCGCCTGCTGCTGGCGCTGCTGGCCGACGGCGAGGACGCGGGCGGCGTGGAGCGCGCGCTGGCGCCGCACCTGCCGCTGCTGCACCACGCGCTGCTGCAGGGCGAGGCGCGCGTGGGCGCGGCGCGGCTGGCCGTGGCGGCGCTGCTGGCGCGCCTGGCGCTGTCGGAGGCGGAGGACGTGCCCACGGCGCTCATCAGCCTGGGCTCGGCGGCCGTGCTGCTGGAGCTGCTGTTCCGCTTCCCGCACAACAACTTCCTGCACGCGCAGGTGTGCGCGCTCGTGCTCAACGCGCGCGCCAACCGCCTGTTCTCGCACCGCTACACCGCGCAC CTGATCGAGGAGTGCGACCTGCTGACGCGCTTCATGGACGCCTTCGAGCAGAACGAGGAGGCGGCCGGgcgccgcggcgtgcgcgccggCTACATGGGGCACGTGCTGGGCGTGCTGCGCTCGCTGgacgccgcgccgcccgcgctgcCGTCGGCGCTGCAGCAGCGCTGGGACGCCTTCCGCGAGGACAAGCTGCGCCCGCTGCTGCAGCGGCACGACACTCCGCTC ggTGGCATCTACCCGTGGGAGAACAACATGTATGAG GTGGGCGCCAGCATGCAGGTGCACATGGACGGCATGGGCGACTCGCTGGAGGACGGCTACGAT TTCAACGAGACAGCGGCGAGCTACGAGGAGGGTGCGGAGGTGTGGGAGCCGCTGGCCGAGCCGCTCGCCGAACCGCTCAGCGAGCCGCTCGCCGAGCCGCTCGACGGACCGCGCGAAGATCCA ATGAGCGCGCTGGACGAGAGCAAGCGGACCTACTTCCTGGAGCTGCTCAAGAGCAGACATTCCTTGTTCGATGATGA CCAGTGGGACGACGCCGAGCCGGCGCCGAGCGCGCTGCAGCACGACTCGC CGTGGGAGGGGTCGGGAgggggcggcgcgggcggcgaggAGGGCTGGGCGCAGTTCGAGCCAGACGCGGCGCCGCCCGCCGACCCCTTCGCGTGCGCCGAGCGCGCGTTGCCCGCCGACGCCTTCTGGTCGCCCG AAGCACGCGAGCAACCggaggcggcgggcggcgcgccgGCGGCGGGCGCGTACGAGGACACGCTCACCGTGCTGCTGGCGCGCAAGATGCTCACCGCCTTCCGCCACATGCCGCCCGACGAAGCGCCCGCCGCCTTCCCGCTGGCTGACCCGGCCACGGAGGACGCTCCGCCGAGCTCCAGAGAGAGCCCACCTCCGGACGCCGAGAGTCCCCCACCAGACGTCGAGATCGCCCTGTCGAACGACGAGATCGCCCCGTCGAACGACGAGATCGCCCTTTCGGACGTCGAGATCACCTCTTCGAACGTCGAGATCGCCCCGTCAAACGTCGAGATCGCCCCGTCGAACGACGAGATCGTCCTGTCTAACGACGCGATCGTCCTGTCGAACGACAAGATCGTTCCTTCGAACGTCGAGATCGCCCCGTCGCATATCGAGATCGCGCCGTCGAAGGTCGAGATCGCGGAAAACGACAGTGTTCAGAACCTCCCTACGAGTACACCCAAACAAATCGTCGAAGAGACCTCGCCGGCGAAAAGCGACGCGACCGAAACCCGGCCACCCGAAGCGGGGCCCGACAGCCCTCCGGCCGCCGGTCTCCCCCGCCCCGCTGAGCTGGAGTCCCGCGCGCCCCCCGCCGACAGGTGA
- the LOC112044499 gene encoding probable ATP-dependent RNA helicase DDX10, with protein MTKDGQILKRNENKKKHRLFKPKKKKSAEEDAAIQYLKAQYDKIVPDEIKTFKDFPLSQKTLKGLKENNYIVPTDIQKQAIGYALQGKDILGAAKTGSGKTLAFLIPILEILFCKKWTRLDGVGALVISPTRELAYQIYETLRKVGHLHDFSAGLIIGGQNLKFERKRMDQINILISTPGRLLQHMDENPLFDCSQLQILILDEADRCLDLGFETTMNAIIENLPPNRQTLLFSATQTKSVRDLARLSLSFPTYVAPHEQAATVTPEALQQSYIVSDIEDKLGTLWSFIRNHLKQKVLVFMATCKQVKYMYELFCKLRPGVSLLALYGTLHQEKRERIYQEFCRKSNVILFATDLASRGLDFPKVNWVIQYDCPENVDTYIHRAGRTARGVLGKGEGLLILLPQEESFIEDLKNNKIPINKISVDPSKIMSPQRKIESLLSDNSDLKQSAQRAFVSYVKSVSLMKNKQIFNIQLLDTDAYARSLGLIVPPRIKFMFKKMNLKNNTEKVTTENVIQKLKSNDAEHEESESCESESGIAPVIQQMKKIKEKQKIPKFDFHNVNGDSDEEEDGFIKVKKKNVEVDMTALEEENTRTKKNAKPLTKAAVAKKILKKKIKVNTTVKFTEDGEAIEDDKKDVKSELAKQFVTENVGGIDIEKAKEVLREEDKFDKIRFREKVKAKHKEQKRKLKNKKKDEEGEKDDFGSQSESDSVDLSWLPDPDKIYGKKSVSDPKEPASDSDNNQANSGSDDSEIDEKYHRPTKRKLLESKVIPQESVTPRKVKKIEDVSASLSVQEAEALAMQLLKSKRK; from the exons ATGACGAAAGACGGACAAATACTCAAgagaaatgaaaacaaaaagaaacacAGACTTTTTAAaccgaaaaagaaaaagagtgCCGAGGAAGATGCAGCGATTCAATATCTAAAAGCTCAGTATGATAAG ATTGTACCAGAtgaaataaaaactttcaaaGACTTTCCACTATCACAGAAAACATTAAAAGgcttaaaagaaaacaattatatTGTTCCAACAGATATTCAGAAGCAGGCGATTGGCTATGCACTGCAGGGGAAAGATATTCTAGGGGCTGCCAAGACAGGCTCAGGTAAAACATTGGCATTTCTTATACCAATATTGGAAATATTATTCTGTAAGAAATGGACAAGATTGGATGGTGTTGGTGCTCTTGTGATATCACCTACTAGAGAACTGGCTTATCAAATTTATGAAACTCTTAGAAAAGTAGGCCACCTGCATGACTTCTCGGCTGGTTTAATTATTGGTGGCCAGAATCTCAAGTTCGAAAGAAAGAGAATGGATCAAATCAACATCCTAATCAGCACCCCCGGACGTCTGTTGCAGCACATGGATGAGAATCCTCTGTTTGACTGTAGCCAGCTTCAAATTCTTATCCTCGATGAAGCTGATCGTTGTTTAGACTTGGGTTTTGAAACAACTATGAATGCTATTATTGAAAATCTACCTCCAAATCGTCAAACCTTATTATTTTCAGCCACACAGACTAAATCAGTAAGGGATTTAGCCAGACTCAGTTTGTCGTTCCCTACATATGTAGCTCCACATGAACAGGCAGCCACTGTAACTCCGGAGGCTCTGCAGCAAAGCTATATAGTCTCTGACATAGAGGACAAGTTGGGCACCCTGTGGTCCTTCATAAGAAACCACCTCAAGCAGAAGGTACTGGTTTTCATGGCTACATGTAAACAAGTAAAATACATGTATGAGCTATTCTGCAAGCTGAGACCTGGTGTCAGTCTATTGGCTTTATATGGCACACTGCACCAGGAAAAAAGAGAAAGGATTTACCAAGAGTTTTGTAGAAAATCCAATGTAATTCTTTTTGCTACTGATCTAGCTTCTAGAGGACTTGATTTTCCTAAAGTTAATTGGGTGATTCAGTATGACTGCCCTGAAAATGTTGATACTTACATACATAGAGCCGGTCGCACTGCTCGTGGAGTCCTTGGCAAAGGAGAAGGTTTACTGATTTTGCTGCCACAAGAAGAAAGCTTTATTGAGGatctcaaaaataataaaattcctataaataaaatatctgttGATCCATCAAAGATAATGTCGCCTCAAAGAAAAATAGAGAGTCTTCTTTCAGACAATTCTGATCTGAAACAATCAGCACAAAGAGCTTTTGTTAGTTATGTGAAGTCAGTttcattaatgaaaaataaacaaatctttaATATTCAACTTTTGGATACAGATGCCTATGCCAGATCTCTAGGACTCATTGTTCCACCAAGAATCAAGTTTATGTTCaagaaaatgaatttaaaaaataacacggAAAAAGTAACCActgaaaatgttattcaaaaactTAAATCTAATGATGCCGAACATGAAGAATCTGAATCGTGCGAGTCTGAAAGTGGCATAGCACCTGTCATAcagcaaatgaaaaaaattaaagaaaaacaaaaaatccctAAATTTGATTTTCATAATGTAAATGGAGATAGTGATGAGGAAGAGGATGgctttattaaagtaaaaaagaaaaatgttgaagTGGATATGACTGCACTTGAGGAAGAGAACACGCGAACTAAAAAAAATGCGAAACCATTAACTAAAGCAGCAGTTGCAAAAAAGATACTTAagaagaaaattaaagttaatacGACTGTTAAGTTTACTGAAGATGGTGAAGCAATTGAAGACGATAAAAAAGATGTAAAATCTGAACTGGCCAAACAGTTTGTCACAGAAAATGTAGGTGGTATTGACATCGAAAAAGCTAAAGAAGTGCTGCGCGAAGAagacaaatttgataaaataagaTTTAGAGAAAAAGTAAAGGCTAAGCACAAAGAACAAAAACGTAAactgaaaaataagaaaaaagatGAAGAAGGGGAGAAAGACGACTTTGGCTCACAGTCTGAGTCAGATAGTGTGGATTTGTCTTGGCTGCCAGACCCTGATAAAATATATGGTAAAAAGAGTGTTTCTGATCCAAAAGAACCTGCTTCAGACAGTGATAATAATCAGGCAAATTCTGGCAGTGACGATTCTGAAATAGATGAAAAATATCACag ACCTACAAAACGGAAGCTCTTGGAAAGTAAAGTTATACCTCAAGAGAGTGTCACGCCACGTAAAGTGAAGAAAATTGAAGATGTATCTGCATCGCTATCAGTCCAGGAAGCAGAGGCGCTCGCTATGCAATTACTTAAGTCTAAAAGGAAATGA